CTCAAACTACTTCAGAAACAGGATTTTCTGGATTTCGTTTTTGCAAGATTTCAGAAATATTCGACAAACGAAGGCCTGGAAATGAATGAGTTCTTGTTTGATCCGATTGTGTTTTCTGATGTTTTTGGATTTTCAGGGGATATTCCGGCAGCTACAGCGGAGGATGTAGATATCGCCGTCAAAGCAGCAAGGAATGCGCTACGTCGAGATGACTGGGGTTCTACAACTGGAGCACAGCGCGCTAAATATCTTCGTGCTATTGCTGCTAAGGTTTGTCtgtttgtttgctaagttttccaTATCTCTACTACGTAGCACGTTTGATTCTCTTTCACAAATATACTAATAAGTATTGCTTTCATGGGCTTGACTTGcaattttttaattgtatattaGTGCAAGCAAGTGTTAATTTCCTATCTTCCAAGACCATACGATTGCGAGCTCCGTTAACCAAATGTTTGTTCGCTCGATTTGTGTTTAGTGCCATTAGCAAGTTAAATCTATTTGAATAACATCTGCAAATCTTATTCTCTTTGAATGATAGTAAATTCTTTTGGTTATCAACTGAACTGCAGCTCGATTATGCCAGTTTTACTGCCTTTCGCCTTGGATTCTGAACATTACGAATTCGATGGTTGTAATACAGTGAGTAGCAGATAGCAGATTCCAGTCTGATTAaattatgttgtagtgtgtgaatAGCTGCTGCATATCTACATTTATCTTAATTCTTGGTGGCTATATtgttcggactcttcaaaaatgccgatgtgtgcgtgtcggatcctccaaaagtagtatATTTTTGAAGGATCCGTCTCAGCCAGATATTGCTATGACTATTCATGATTATTCTTTAATGTTTAAATGATGCAGTTGCTGTTGTTTACATTTACTGTAGGTACTGGAGAAAAAGCCTGAACTAGCTACACTTGAGACGATTGATAATGGAAAACCCTGGTTTGAGGCTGCCTCTGATATAGTATGTTCTTGCTTAATGTGATAAATATAGTTTTATTTGTTGCAAAATACATCGTTTTACTTATGTGCTCTTTCTTATCTTCCAGGATGATGTCGTAGCGTGTTTTGAGTACTATGCAGATCTCACAGAAGCTTTGGATTCCAAAAAGAAGACTGAAGTTAAACTTCATTTGGATGCATTCAAGACCCATGTTTATAGAGAGCCTCTTGGTGTTGTGGGGTTGATTACTCCATGGTACACCACCTATCATTAATGATTTATGCCCTTATTATCTCTTTCAACCCAGTCGGAAATATGATATTCTTCTTTTCCCAACCAAGTTGATATAATAGGCGACCAACTTCTGCATTGTACATACAGTTTCTGTATGATGTGTGGCTGCTATGTTGTTATGAGCATTTATGAAAAATGAATGACTGTTGTATATTAAACTAAAATTTGAGCTTTTTGATTAATCAAGATAGCCTTTTGATGAACTCCCGTCTCCAAAAGTTGGTGAAAAGAAAATAGTTTGCCTCACTAAGGCAGTTATCAACTAGTTCAGCGGTCTTTAATAGACAAAGTTGGATGCTACCTCCACACATGAGCGTCAAGAATGATAATCAGTTGGACTCTTGAGAACTATATTTACAAATTGGATAGTGACAACATACACATTTCAGGTTCTTCAAAAGACAAAAGGTGAAATGTTATTGAGATGAAAGCCTTTGGAATGTTGATATTTTAGGAGTCTTGAGTTATTTAGGTGCCTTAAAAAAAGTAGGAGACTCGAGCGTCTCCTGGGCATTTCCTTGTTTGTTGACTTCAAACAAGTTGCATCTTCCCTGAACTTGTGAATTTTGTGGTGGGTTTGTTAAAACAAGGCCCTCTTAGCATCTTCCTTCATTGCCAGGATAAGGGCTTGCAGCTTATTGCCTTTTTTCAAGACAAAGACCCTGGCCAGAAGGTGAAAGGTGAAACTATGTTGCCATATTGGGACTCTGCCTTGACCTAGCTGCTTCAAGGCAATCAGGAATGCTTGTGAAAGTTGAATTGGGTGttgacagagagagagagagagagagaggggggggggggggggtgcaactTATAGAGaatctctttctcttttctctcTTATTTTTACCGTTCATTCCTGTAAGGCGAGAAACCACAGGATTTACAGTGCTAGAGATTCCTAAAAAGATAGTAACTTTTTTTGCGAGCAAGGGAGAATAGAAATCAATCTTTTGGAGCATTGTGAATTTCATTAGATTTATCGTGTTTGGTGAGAGAGAAAAGATTTAGGTGGTTGACTTATGAGCTTGTTTCATTATGAAGGAATTATCCGCTATTGATGAGCACATGGAAAGTTGCTCCTGCCCTAGCTGCTGGTTGTGCAGCAGTACTTAAGCCGTCTGAAATGGCATCTGTGTGAGTCCTTATCTTTTCTCTTCATTATCCATATTATTAGTCCACATCATTTACATATTTACTCTTTTTTTTCAACTTCAGTACCTCTTTGGAGTTGGGTGAAATCTGTAGAGAGGTGGGTCTTCCTCCTGGCGCCCTTAACATACTAACTGGATTGGGACATGAAGCTGGTTCTCCTTTGGTTTCACATCCTGATGTTGATAAGGTTTGGGTTGTTCTTTTAGGTGTATCTACGTTTATTGATCGGTGCCCGCAATTAGTGCTATGTAATTTCATGTGGTGAATGCATTGTACTTCTTTGGGTGAGCAGATTGCATTTACTGGAAGTGGCCCCACAGGGTTCAGGATCATGACCGCTGCAGCTCAACTTGTTAAAGTATGTTTCCATCTGAATAATCATTTAGGTTCCTATTGGCAAAACTGATATGCTGGTTGGTTCAACATAGCTAAGCCTCTCTATTTCATTTGCAGCCAGTTACTCTTGAGCTTGGTGGAAAAAGTCCAATAGTCGTGTTTGATGACATTCATGACCTTGATATAGGTTTGCTCTTTTAGACCCTATAAGATAACTCCCTTCTAAAAAATATTATCTTTTCCTGACATATCTGGAATTTTCTATCACATACTTAACAAATTGATAATTTTGGGAAAGGAGGAAATCCATCAtttcaatatttttttatttcagaGGAAcattatcaatatatatatataataggaaCAGAAAGAACAGATAAAAGCCGAGCTATTGGAATTGGAGTGGTCACTAACACATCACAAGTCGATGGTCTAACCTCGGAGTTATGTGTTAAATACATAATAATTGCCTAAACTGTTGGAAttgaaatacaacaacaacaacaacaacaacccagtgaaatcccacaacgtggggtctggggagggtagagtgtacgcagaccttactcctaccaaggtaggatggctgtttccgagagaccctcgactcaataaaaacataaaaagaggtcagatacggctaagagattcaaagcgatatggaaatgaagtaacgcaagcgacacagataacatagaataatcaaagcacaggaaataacagataatagcataaattagagcacaagaaattatactacgataatgcgactattaataaggcagggtaatgagactatctactagccttctaccctaatatgggtcctccaaaccctcctatctaaggtcatgtcctcggtaagctgtaactgcgccatgtcgtgtctaattacctctccccaatacttctttggcctacccctacctcgtctgaaaccatccatggccaacctctcacacctccgcactggggcatccgtgtctctcctttTCACATTTCCAGGCCCTCATGTTGATGTCATCTTTGCGCAGCATTTAGGAAATTGATTTAGCTCCTGAATTTAAGTGTCCTCATTGTTTATACAGCTGTTGAGTGGACTCTTTTTGGCTGCTTTTGGACAAACGGTCAAATTTGCAGTGCAACATCACGTCTTATATTGCAGGTAACAAGCTAAATGTTGGACAAGGCCATGTATTtagtcaattttcaattttatggTCAACTTAGTAACTTTGACTCGACCCTGTTTACCATTATCTAGAAAGTACAAATATACCCATTTGGTCCTGTATCCTTTATTGGCATCCGGCAATTCcttaaaaatacaaaaagataTGGGGGTATCTTAAGGAACAAATAATTAGTTTAAGTTGTATTCTTAACACTATATTGGGGTCACTCGGTTTTTTTACTGGCTGTTCATGATGAAGTTTTCTTCTGGTTTATAATTATGTGACGTTTCTCCCTAGTTTGATAGTTTGCTGATGGTACCTGAGCCAAACATAATATCAGTCTGTGAAAAATCTAAGCATGTCATGTCAGTTCTTGGACATAGGAGGCTCAAGGTCCGTGAAAATGATGACATAATACTTCAAAAATGACCATTTCACAAAACAAATGATGCTGTAATAGTACTTCATGTTAGTGATAGAATAACTAAGTAATTCATAGAGCACACGTACTTTCTATATCATATTCATGTCTTGGATTTGTCGTCAATCAGGATTCCACAATATGTGGAGAGCCATTCCAGATAGCGCGGGGCCAGATTTTTTCTCATTCCTTTGAATAGAAGAGGCTCTTAGTTTTAATTGGTTATAAAGAAGGGAATAAAGGCTCTTAAGTGGTACTGAGATAATGGATCCACTACTTTATTGCTCTATCATTTGGTATAGGATGAGCGATCTGCTTAATTCAGTTTTTTGGAAGCAAGTCAATATCCTGCCAGAGTTCTTGAAAGTTGGAACTGGAAAGGGATTATCCTAATTGTGGATTGAGCACGATACCTTATCAAAGAAAAGGATAAAACAGCCTGCATCCCTTATTGTACACTACAAAGATTAGATTGTTAAATTTTAGTTTCAATTTGGAGATTGATTAATTTAACCTTAGATTATTTTTTTAACTGAATGT
The nucleotide sequence above comes from Lycium barbarum isolate Lr01 chromosome 3, ASM1917538v2, whole genome shotgun sequence. Encoded proteins:
- the LOC132632758 gene encoding aminoaldehyde dehydrogenase 2 — encoded protein: MAIPNIRIPCRQLFIDGEWREPVKKNRFPIINPATEETIGDIPAATAEDVDIAVKAARNALRRDDWGSTTGAQRAKYLRAIAAKVLEKKPELATLETIDNGKPWFEAASDIDDVVACFEYYADLTEALDSKKKTEVKLHLDAFKTHVYREPLGVVGLITPWNYPLLMSTWKVAPALAAGCAAVLKPSEMASVTSLELGEICREVGLPPGALNILTGLGHEAGSPLVSHPDVDKIAFTGSGPTGFRIMTAAAQLVKPVTLELGGKSPIVVFDDIHDLDIAVEWTLFGCFWTNGQICSATSRLILQETIASKFLDRLLEWTKNIKISDPLEEDCKLGPVISRGQYEKVMKFISTAKNEGATILYGGERPPHLKKGYYIQPTIITDVDTSMEIWKEEVFGPVLCVKTFKTEEEAIELANDTKYGLGSAILSKDLDRCERFTKAFQSGIVWINCSQPCFWQPPWGGKKRSGFGRELGQWGLENYLNIKQVTQYASPDEPWAFYKSPSKL